TTGAGAGGAATTGAAAATTCTTTATATGGAATAGATAAGCAGGTTATTGATGATATTAAAAGTGGCCTGAATAAAGCAGCAGTTCCACATGATATGCAGATCTTTAGAGGAACTGACCTCACGCCATTAGAAAGTATTTTAAAAATAGACGACCATGGTAATATAGATTTGGGTTCGTTAATAGGAAAGACTTTTAAGGATGAAGCATTTGTGAGTACTGCGATTGTAAAAGAGTCATCATTTGATTATAAACAGGTTTCTTGGACTATAAATGTTCCAAAAGGAGCGAACGCTGCTTACGTTGGGAAAATTAGTGAATTTCCTGATGAGGCCGAGTTACTTCTAAATGCTGGTCAAGAATTACTTATCAAAGATGCCAATGAGGATGCGTATGGTAAGCTGCATCTTGTATTAGACTTAAACAAAAAGTAGGTGTAAAGAATGGCAGGCAGAAGAATGGTAGACAGATGGGAAGAAGATAACAAGATTTTTATGAGTTTAGCTATTAAGAAAAGAGTATTACCGAGTATGTATGGCGGTATTATCGGAGACATGCTTGGTGTTCCAGTTGAATTTAAAAAAAGAGGGACATTCACTATTAATGATATAACGGGATATGGAACCTATAATCAGCCGCCAGGTACCTGGTCGGATGATACTTCGTTAACTTTATGTTTAATTGAAAACTTAATTGAAAAAAGCGATTCAGCGGAGCTAATGCAAAAATTCGTTCAGTATATGGAATCTGGTTATTGGACACCACATCATGAAATGTTCGATATTGGCAGAACGACCAGTGAAGCCATAACCAAGTTTAAAAATGGAACGCCAGCGCAAGAATGTGGCGGAAATGCAATGTTTGATAATGGGAATGGGGCGTTGATGAGGATTGCTCCAGTAGCATTTATCCTTATTAATAACTTTAATTTCATTGAAAAAATCCAAACCATTAAAAAGTATACGGAAGTAACCCATGCACATCCGCGTTCTGTGGTAGGTTCCATTATTTATGTCGAGTTTTTACTTAGACTTTATTATAATAATTCTCCTGAAGATGCAATAAGACAAACAAAAAAACTTTTTGATGAGAATTTT
This sequence is a window from Brevibacillus sp. JNUCC-41. Protein-coding genes within it:
- a CDS encoding ADP-ribosylglycohydrolase family protein → MAGRRMVDRWEEDNKIFMSLAIKKRVLPSMYGGIIGDMLGVPVEFKKRGTFTINDITGYGTYNQPPGTWSDDTSLTLCLIENLIEKSDSAELMQKFVQYMESGYWTPHHEMFDIGRTTSEAITKFKNGTPAQECGGNAMFDNGNGALMRIAPVAFILINNFNFIEKIQTIKKYTEVTHAHPRSVVGSIIYVEFLLRLYYNNSPEDAIRQTKKLFDENFDKDHIYQKELQSYSRIFEEDFFSLPQEEIQSDGYVVHTLEAAIWCLGNSDSFSEAVLKAVNLGDDTDTVGAITGTMAGMYYKMNDIPKEWLEKIKRKEDIDELINQFHSFCADKAIKEEYGD